ACGGCAATATTGCCGAGCACCGCCAGCACTGCCAGGCCGCGTTCCTTGATCATGCCGTCCCAGCGGGCGTGCAATACAAGGGCGTTCCAAAGGACGATGATCAGCGCACCATTTTCTTTGGGATCCCATCCCCAAAAGCGCCCCCACGAATCGTCGGCCCACAGCCCACCCAGAACCGTGCCGACGAAACTGAAGAAGATCGAGAAGCACACCACGCCATAAATCATCCGCGCCAAATCAGTGGCCCGCTGCTTGGACAGTGAGGGCGTCAGGACTCCGCCAACGATATACAGCGCGCCCAACAAGCCTGCGACGAACGTCGTCGCATAGCCGAATGTGATGCACGTCACATGCGTGGCAAGCCAGAACTGGGTATCGAGAACCGCCTGCAGCACGATGAATGTGTCTCCGCCGTCGGATGCCAGGCCGTCGGCGATCAACAACGTGGCAAAGCCAGCTACGCCGGCGATGATGTTCCCAATCCCCAGGCGATACACCCCTTCCAACACCAAGCCCAACAATACTCCTCCCCAACCGACAAAGATGGCGGCGGAGTACAAATTCGTCACGGGCGGTCGTCCGGAGATGTAAATTCGCGAAACGAGCGCTGTGGTGTGCAGCACAAATGTGAAGGCGATCAGCGCAAATGCCGCCCGATTGAGTGGCTTGCCCCAACCCAGCCACGCTAGCGCGGCCAAGGCAAACGCAACAACGTACAACCACTTGGCCCAAAAGAAGAGCCGGGCGCGGTTGAAGAATGCTTCGAAGTCAATTCTGTTCAGGTTAAGGCCATCGGGCGTATCGGTCTCAAGACCGGATTCGTAGTGCGAGACGGCCTTGTTAAATGCCGAGGCATCGTTTTGGCCGTAGGCCAGCAAAATCTTGGCAAACGAGAGTGTCGCAGGACTTGGCTGATCACCAGCGCTGGCTTGCGCCAACAATTCGGTCCACGCCAAGGCATAGGGGCGCCAGTCTCCCTGTCCTGAATCCGGCGGTATCGCAAGCGGCACGTGCATAGCGCGGAACATCTGCCCTTGTCGTCGCACCAGTTCCTGCATGACCTCGGGCGACAGCCGCTCCTTGGGCACATTGAGCTGCTCGAAAGCCGTATCGAGCGTCAAATAAATCCGCAGGCGGCTTTCCAACTCGAGAAGCTTCTTCTGGTAGACGCTGCGCTCTGCTGGGAGTGTATCCTGTGCTACCTTAACCTGCTTGTCGAACTCGGCAATGTTCTTGCGCAACTCGTCGATCGCGTAGCGATATCCCTCGCGCCGCGTTAGACCGAAGATGTCGAGCACTTCCAAGTTCTGAATTCGCACGACGTTATATTTCGTCGCTTCCGGAGCGTCCGAGATGACGTCCAACAGCCACTTCACCGCTGGCTGTCGCTTGCCGAGTTCATCGACAAATGTTTCGGAGTCGGACAACGCGCGCAAGCTGTTGCGCGCCAACGTGTCGAGGGGCTTCATGCGCCCTTCGTACATCACGGGCAAACGTCCGAAGGCGTCGAAATTCATCTGACCTACCGCCGTGCGTGGCGGCCGGATCGACGAGTATGTAAAGGCCAGCGCAGTAGCTACGACGAAAAATGGCACTGCCAGATCTGTCCACGACCAGCGGCGATCGGCGACCTGTTCTCCGCGGGGCCGTTTGAGAAAGCGCATCAGCACGATGCAGAAATGCGCGAGCAGCCCCGTAGCCACGATCATGCAGGCCACATAGGGAATCATCCAGCCTGTGTTGGCGACGACGCTCAGGCCGGTGAATTCGCGCCCGGTGGCCGGATCGACGTCCATTTGCGATTGATAGAACGTCTCGCCGGCGTAACGCAGCGGATTGTTCATCCAGATATGAACCTTGCGGTCCACCTGGCGCGTGGCGTCGACTAGCCGCAGATCCGATGAATAGTTACTGGGCTTGTCGGTGCCCATGTATTTGTCGAAGCGACCGTCGATTAGGTGCATCGAGTAGGGCTTGTAATCCCGCTTGAATCGCAGTGACATGTCGTACGTCTTGCCGTCGACCGTCACGTGCTCGGGTACGCCGCGAAATGATTGCAGGATGCCGACAAGATAGGTACCCAGAGGCTTGTCGTCGTGTTGTTTGTCCAGGATCCGCACATAGGCGGCGGGCATGTCGACTTTGCTGTCGTTGTCGGTGCCCGTTCCCGGCCGCACTTCTTGCGCAGCGAACTTCAAGCCGGTTCCGGCGTCGGCCGGATTCTGTTCATCAGGCTTAGTTTCACGGAGTGTTGAATTCGGCAGATAGCGTACGACTTCGATATCGAACGGCAGTTGCTCATCACTGATCTTGGCCCCTTCGGTCATATACGACTTGGGCACGACTACCACGTCGTCTTCCTGAGGGTCGGTGGGATCGACCACCGCCAATTCGACGGTGCGAATATCCTGCGCGTAGTTGACGGTTTCTCCCTCTTTGATCTGCATGAGAGCTTCGGAGTGCAAACCGTAGACGACCAGTTCGTTGATCATCATCAGGGCGATGCCGCCGTGCAGCAGCACGACGCCGGCCCGTTTGCGGAACAACAATACGCAACCGGCTAAAAGCACTACGCCGGCCAATCCCCCCTTGAGCAGTTGCCAGAGAATGCGCAAAGAGGATTCGCCGAGTTCAACGCTGCTGCGCATGTAGAGCCAAACGACCAGTCCGCCCAATCCGGCCGCTAAAATCGCCAGCGCCACTCGTTCGACGCGACGCGTCGGCTCGATCTTCAACAGTAGGTACAGCGTGCCCAGCCAAAGCGCGGCCAGCCCCAGCTTTAACCCAGCCCATAGGGTCGACCAAGAAACTATGGGGGAATCTTGCAAACCGTTGGGATTCGATCCGCTGGCGATCACCAGCCAAGTCAGCGCCGCTCCCACGGCCACTACGGTCAGGCCGGCCCCTAGGCGTCCACCGCGAGCTTGAATCTTGAATCGAAGCAAATGCGCCGCCAGTAGATTCACAAGCATCGCCCCGCCGATCAAAAATCCACCGGGGAAAGGAAATGTTACCGCCGGCACGCTCCACGATCGGGGGAAGAAAACACGCAGATCGATCTGAGCCACCGGAGTGCGGAAGTACTCCGCCATTACCTGCCAGATGTCCTTGTCGATTTGGGCCAGCGTGCCGGCCAGAATCAAAAAAATCGCCATCGCCATGAGCACGACGGTGATTTTCAGCGATGCGAGTGGTCGCAAGGCGTCGGCCACCACGCGGGGCAGCGAAGTCTCGGTCGACTCTCGTTCCGCCGACGCGTGCCGTTGTTGCAAGAGGTCGCTTGCCATCGTGTCGTCTTTCTTAGGTTGGTCAGGTGTCCACGCCCCCCGTTGCAACGGAAAGGCATGCCTAACATTTCGATCGTCTTCGCAAAGTCACGCCGCATGAACTGAAGCGGACGTGCTCTTCGCGCACTTGAAGTCGTCGCAGGATCGTCTCGCTGGGGCCCCTGCTACGGCGCGGCGAAGCGCACCGACCGAACAAACGCCTCGAAGTTTGGCTTCTCGCGATTGACCAGCGGCACATCGCCGGTCATTTTGAAAAACCAGGCGCGGCCCCCTTCGGCGGCCATCACGCCCAGAATGGCCTTCTTCGGCCCCACGAGTTCTACATAGTCGCCAGATTGCGCAGCGACTTCAATCTTCCTGAGCCCAGCATCAAGTTCCTGCTGTGTTATCTCGCCGAGTTCGATCTGTTGTCGCCAACGGTTGATATTCGGAAGTAAGGCACCCCCGGCACCATCGAGACTGATAACCGTCACCTCGGCCGATTCGGCGCCGTCGGCAATTGCAAAGGCCGCCTTGCGCAAGCCACCTGCGGGGGCTGGTTGCCACCCCGCCGGTTTGTCGTAAGTCAATTCCGAACTTGAGGATGCCGGTCCGCGTGGCTCCTTCCTCGGATCTTGCAGTGGAGCGGCGGAGGGTATTCCCCTGCCCGCGAACGGTGCCCGCGACATGCTGTCTTGCGGCTTATGACCCACGAGATCGACCAATGTGGCCGTTCCATCGACGATTTCGACAGATGTCACATTCTCGTGCAGCTGTGGGAGCGCCACAGGCGACAGCCCCAACTGACCACGCCAACGATTCAGGTTCGACAAGGTATATGCGTCGAGATCAGCTTCTGTCCGCGGCAGCAGAGTGACACTGAGATCGAGTGGCGCAGTTGACGACTTGGCGTCCGGCGCCGCGATTTCAATCGTTGCGTATCGCATCCCCGAGGCGGGTTTTTGCTGCCAACCCTCGGGCAATGTCCATTCGGGGGCAGCATCGCTGACGAAATGGACGCTTTTGACGAGCGCGCGAAAGTTGTCCGTCTGACCAGCGACCAAGTCGGCTGGTCCTAACAAGCGAAAAAACCACGCCTGCTCGCCGCGCGGAATCATCGCCGCCAGCATCCGGAAGTCGGCTGCTTGCGACGGCGTCTCTTCGCTGGCGTCCGGGCCGTTGCTGGCGGTGAGTGCCCGATCCTTGGGAACCCGATAATGGCTGATTTTTTCGCTACGATCGCAGCCGGCCGTGCCCACTAGGAATAGTCCCGTAAGCAACGTTAGAAAACACGGGTATATCGCAGGTCGCGATTTGTAAGCGAGCATGCAACAAAGACTTACGGCTAGGGGGTGAAAACCGGGCCGCAATCGGCGGGGGCGTCTATCAAGACGCAGCAGGCCCATGTCCCTCGTCACCCATTATAGCGCTCGCGTAAGGCGAAAGTATAGATACGCCCCCTACATCGGTTTGGGACGGGCAAGATAGCCCTGGCGAGGCGTGCCGGAACGGTTCTGTGCCGTTGCGACCGCAGGTCAATAAACGCTCGTCGTTGTCTCGGTCCAGCCGACCACAGGGGTTTCCGGGCCCATCACAAAGACTTCGACCCGGCGATTGGAATGCCGGTCTTCGGAATCCGCGTTTGTCGAGATCGGCTGGTGGTGGCCGTAGCCTGCAACCCCGATCTGTTCGTCGCGCACGCCTTTGTTACGTAGGTAATCAGCCACGGCCAGGGCCCGCGCGGCGCTGAGATGCCAATTATCGGGATATTTGTCTCGGGTTGGTCGCTTGGCAATCTGTCGGCTATCGGTATGGCCGACAACCATAATTCGCAGCTCGCTAGCCTCGGGCGACTTGAGAAAGTGTGCGAGTTCGTCCAATGAGGTCCGCGCGTCGGACCGTAGTTCGGCCTCACCGCTGTCGAAAAGCACGTCGATGTCGAAACGACTGACGCCCATTTCCGGATCGTAAGCGAGCCAGTCGTAGCGTCGCGATAGGTCGGCCAGTTGCAGGTCGCGTGACGATTTGTCGCTCCGCGCGCCTTCAACGAGTGAATCAACCTGACCGCGAAGCTTCCGGCGTTCTTTCTGATAGTTGGCGAGCTGCCGGCGGTCGACTCCTAGACGCTGATCGAATTCGGCCAATTCCTCCTCGGCCTGGATCAGCTTGTTCTCGATAGTGCGATTGTGCGCCTTGAGATTCTCGATCTCTTGTAATTGGGCTTGGTTCTGCTCGGTGAGCACCCGGCTCTGCATCTGAGCAGAGGAAAGCTGCCCAGGCGAGCTCCACTGGCACCCAGGCGCAATCGCCATCAAGCCCAGTAGGGCAAAGATCGATAGTTGACGGGACCAGCCCATGATTCGACTCCTTTCGAATCCGCACACTTGATCGCTGTAATTTGTCGGCCGCGCGCGAAACTAATCCTGCTCGTGAGCAATTAGCCAAACAAATTCATGATTGCGTCCATGATCGTGCTGTTGACCGGAAGCGGACCATTCCAACTCCACATGTTTCGCACCAGGTCGTACATCATCATTCCGCACAACGACATGAACAGCAGGCACATGCCAAGCAGCAATACGACCCAGATAGGATAAGGCGTTTCGACGGTCATGACCGGCGCTGTCCCGCTGGCGGCGGCAAACGCGGGTGCCGGTCCTCCCAAGCCTCCTTCGGACAACCCCCCTCCTGCACCGACATCCTCCTCGAGCATGGTCGACATGCCCCCTTCGGCTGAGGCGAACATGCTAGAGTCGGTCGCCTCGAAGGGGCTTTCCGAGTCGACGGCGATTACTTGTGACCCACTGTCTTCCGAGGACTCTTCTCCCTCCGGCGCCATGGGCGTCAACAAAAACTCGTCGCTGGTCTTCAGATCCATTACATCATCGGAATCGAACTCGGTGGCCCCACCGAGATCCTCACCCGACTCTGCTACTTCAAACGATGGGTCGGCTCCGGCCGAACGCAACTCGATCGGCGCGTCCAACGACAACCCGCTGTCCGCTGGATCGACCAACGAGATGCCGCTGTCTCCAGGGCTAAGGGTGATGTCACTGCCGGGGCCGCCGAGCACAAAATCGTCGTCCGAATACTCGTTCGCCAAGGTAATGCCCGAGTCGACGACCGGATCGACCGGCAGCGCTTCGCCGGCGAAAACTGTCGACCCTCCGACGGGCGGCGGTTCGATAATGCGACTGCTGCCCGCGGCAGGGGGGCTGATGGTTCCCAGGTCAAAGTTGCTGTCCTCAAAGGCACTAAGTTTGATTTCGCTTTCGTCCGACGCCACGCCCTGACCGGGTTTGCCAATCACTGTGCTCGAGGGACTGTCAGGACTGGCGCTCCCTGATTGCACACGAATCGTGCTATCCTCGGGACCCAGAGGTAGACCCGGCGTTCCAATAATTGTGCGGGAAGTGCTCGCGTCCTCAAAGCCGGCGGTCTCCAGTTTCACCGCGCTCTCGCCTGGCGAAAGCGGTGTTCCTGGCAAACCGATCATTGTTTTCGAGGCGCCGGCCGACGCATCGTCGGATGACACCAGTTTCACGTCGCTATCGAACGAAGAAAGAGGTAGGCCCGGCTGTCCAATTACGGTCGCCGAGGCGCTGGGACCCGAACTTCCAAGCTCGAATTCACTCAAAAGCACCACATCGTCGCCCGAGTCGTCGGCATCGTCCGGATCGATCGGCAGGTCCAGCGGGACTTCGCTGATCTCGTGCGAGTCTCCCAGAAAAACCTCTCCTGACATGTCCGAGGCCGCGCCGGACGAACGATTCTCCGCAACCCGATCAACGTCCTCGGGCTTAAACTTCCAACTCGTGCCATCACGGTAACCGTACAAATGTCCCTGCTGCCGCAGTTCATTGACTTCGTCGGGGCTCATCCCCAACTGTTCGGCAGCTTCGGCCAACGTGACAAACTTGCGGGTCATGCGTTACCTCCGGCAGTTGTGTTCTCTCGCCATGCAAGAGAACCCAGTTCGCCGGTTGCATCGCACAACCAGCGGACGCTTATCTCTGTTCCACGAGGGCCCGCACTTCCGACGGCAACGGGCTGACGCCGTTGTACTCGTCGATCTGCAAATCCCACTGGAACTTCCGTACACCTTTTAGAACAATATCGCCTTTGCTCGGATCGAGCTGGTAATAGCCCAGCACCCGCGTTTTTGAGTCAACGATCGCCAACATTTGGCGGCCATCGGCCGATTGCGAAGGCAGGACGATTAGTCCATCCGATATGTCGGGCGCCGTTGACGTGCGTTGTGCCAGGGCACGACCGCTGTCACCGCCTCCCGCGACAGCCGCGTACGCCACGCCAGCGCCGGCTAAAGCTCCCAGTATCATTTGTCTCATGCAACCACCTAGGGCTGATGGGATTAGGGAAACTGGGGTCCTTAGTCCATTCTAAGAAGCCCAATTTCCGATTCAACAAAAAATGTGCCGGCGAAATGGTTCTGGTACTGCGGAACAGGGGGTGACCGAACCAATTACGGACCAAATACCCGCACCGCCGCTAGAACCGCACCAGTTCCACCTTTGAACGCCGGAGACTTAAAATCGCGAATCTAGGGCCGGAAGCCGTACAACTCGTCTGGGAAATAGCAATCCAAACTCTCGTACGGTGGCCAGCAAGAAGGGATTTCCGCCGATTGCGAACGCTAACGCCTGGGATCCGAGCCATGGTCCCACCGGCCCGAACTGCCTAGGCTCGTCCGTGGACGAGCCTGCGCCATTCACACGGTGGAGACAAAAACGCGCGGGAGTGTACCGCCGCCGTCGGGCGACCACAAGGTCAAGTAGTGCCAAGCCCTTAGCGTGACGAGCCTTACCGGCAATGCTCGCTAGCGGTGGTCGGGTCGACCTGCCGGCATCCTTGTCTACAATAAGCGAGCCCGCCTCTTTTCTAACCTCAAGCAAACAACCGGCAGCATGCAGCACGCCACGCGCACCGCCGACATAGGCTTGCTGGTGAGCGGTGGGCTCGATAGCGCGATCCTACTTGCACATTTGATTGATGCTGGGCGTCGAGTGCAGCCGTTCTACGTTCGTTCTCATTTGACTTGGGAACAGACCGAACGGGCGTGGCTCCAGAAGTACTTGCGGGCATTGAATCGGCCAAGCTTGTCGCCCCTAGTGACGCTAGATTTGCCTCTCGACGATGTGTACGGAGTGCATTGGAGCACTACCGGCAAGGCCGTTCCGGGGGCCGACACGCCGGACGAGGCCGTGTATCTGCCAGGCAGAAACGCGCTGTTGCTCATCAAGGCAGTCATCTGGTGCCAGCTGCGCGGTATTGGCGAGCTTGCGCTTGCCCCGTTGGGGTCGAATCCGTTTCCCGATGCCACGGACCAATTCTTTGCAGAGTTTGAATCTGCCTTAAACCGTGCAACCGACAGCCAACTGCGCATCGTACGGCCCTTTGCCACCTTTTCCAAACGCCAAGTTATGGAATTGGGGCGAGGTTACCCGTTGGAATTGACATTCTCCTGCATCGCGCCTGTCGACGGAATTCATTGTGGAGAATGCAACAAGTGCGAAGAACGCCGGCAGGCTTTTCTGAATTCCGGGCTGCCTGACCCGACGCAGTACGCACGAGGACGTGTATTGAAATAACGCGGCACGATAACGCCGCGAATTTGTATTTTGCCCGAGACAGTTTGACTTCACTCATCAAAACTAGGGGAGGCCGCTGTTGACTGCGGCCGAGGTTAGACCATGTTCCGCGTCACACGCGAAATCGACTTCTGCTATGGGCACCGGTTGCTCAATTACGATGGGAAGTGCAAGAACCTGCACGGGCACAATGGCCGAGCGGTTATCGTGCTCGAAGGTGCCGCGCTCGACGATCGTGGCATGCTGTTGGATTTCTCCGACATCAAGCAAGTAGTAAGCCGCTGGATCGACGATCAGTTAGACCATCGTATGTTGCTGCATCGTGATGACCCGGTGGTGCCATTGTTGCGCGAGGTGGGAGAACCACTCTATCTACTCGACGAAAACCCCACGGCCGAGAACATTGCCAAATTGATTTTCGAGTTTACCGCCGCGCAGGGATTTCCAATTGTCGAAGCGCACCTGTGGGAAACGCCGCACTGTTTCGCGACATATCGCCGCTGAACAGCGTAGCGCGCGTCGTTTGCCCCACGTCCGTACAGCTGCAAGCGCGACATCAATGCGATAGGTGATTGTCGCAGGTTCGCGACGGAAACAGCCTTTCTGCCGGCAGGGCTACTCCCGATGCTGCCATCTGGATAGTTCAGCTGCGATTGAACTTGCGCTGACATATTTCGGCATTATTCTTTGCGGCACGG
Above is a genomic segment from Pirellulales bacterium containing:
- a CDS encoding 7-cyano-7-deazaguanine synthase, with the protein product MQHATRTADIGLLVSGGLDSAILLAHLIDAGRRVQPFYVRSHLTWEQTERAWLQKYLRALNRPSLSPLVTLDLPLDDVYGVHWSTTGKAVPGADTPDEAVYLPGRNALLLIKAVIWCQLRGIGELALAPLGSNPFPDATDQFFAEFESALNRATDSQLRIVRPFATFSKRQVMELGRGYPLELTFSCIAPVDGIHCGECNKCEERRQAFLNSGLPDPTQYARGRVLK
- a CDS encoding OmpA family protein; its protein translation is MGWSRQLSIFALLGLMAIAPGCQWSSPGQLSSAQMQSRVLTEQNQAQLQEIENLKAHNRTIENKLIQAEEELAEFDQRLGVDRRQLANYQKERRKLRGQVDSLVEGARSDKSSRDLQLADLSRRYDWLAYDPEMGVSRFDIDVLFDSGEAELRSDARTSLDELAHFLKSPEASELRIMVVGHTDSRQIAKRPTRDKYPDNWHLSAARALAVADYLRNKGVRDEQIGVAGYGHHQPISTNADSEDRHSNRRVEVFVMGPETPVVGWTETTTSVY
- a CDS encoding helix-turn-helix domain-containing protein, with protein sequence MTRKFVTLAEAAEQLGMSPDEVNELRQQGHLYGYRDGTSWKFKPEDVDRVAENRSSGAASDMSGEVFLGDSHEISEVPLDLPIDPDDADDSGDDVVLLSEFELGSSGPSASATVIGQPGLPLSSFDSDVKLVSSDDASAGASKTMIGLPGTPLSPGESAVKLETAGFEDASTSRTIIGTPGLPLGPEDSTIRVQSGSASPDSPSSTVIGKPGQGVASDESEIKLSAFEDSNFDLGTISPPAAGSSRIIEPPPVGGSTVFAGEALPVDPVVDSGITLANEYSDDDFVLGGPGSDITLSPGDSGISLVDPADSGLSLDAPIELRSAGADPSFEVAESGEDLGGATEFDSDDVMDLKTSDEFLLTPMAPEGEESSEDSGSQVIAVDSESPFEATDSSMFASAEGGMSTMLEEDVGAGGGLSEGGLGGPAPAFAAASGTAPVMTVETPYPIWVVLLLGMCLLFMSLCGMMMYDLVRNMWSWNGPLPVNSTIMDAIMNLFG
- a CDS encoding 6-carboxytetrahydropterin synthase is translated as MFRVTREIDFCYGHRLLNYDGKCKNLHGHNGRAVIVLEGAALDDRGMLLDFSDIKQVVSRWIDDQLDHRMLLHRDDPVVPLLREVGEPLYLLDENPTAENIAKLIFEFTAAQGFPIVEAHLWETPHCFATYRR
- the ccsA gene encoding cytochrome c biogenesis protein CcsA, which produces MASDLLQQRHASAERESTETSLPRVVADALRPLASLKITVVLMAMAIFLILAGTLAQIDKDIWQVMAEYFRTPVAQIDLRVFFPRSWSVPAVTFPFPGGFLIGGAMLVNLLAAHLLRFKIQARGGRLGAGLTVVAVGAALTWLVIASGSNPNGLQDSPIVSWSTLWAGLKLGLAALWLGTLYLLLKIEPTRRVERVALAILAAGLGGLVVWLYMRSSVELGESSLRILWQLLKGGLAGVVLLAGCVLLFRKRAGVVLLHGGIALMMINELVVYGLHSEALMQIKEGETVNYAQDIRTVELAVVDPTDPQEDDVVVVPKSYMTEGAKISDEQLPFDIEVVRYLPNSTLRETKPDEQNPADAGTGLKFAAQEVRPGTGTDNDSKVDMPAAYVRILDKQHDDKPLGTYLVGILQSFRGVPEHVTVDGKTYDMSLRFKRDYKPYSMHLIDGRFDKYMGTDKPSNYSSDLRLVDATRQVDRKVHIWMNNPLRYAGETFYQSQMDVDPATGREFTGLSVVANTGWMIPYVACMIVATGLLAHFCIVLMRFLKRPRGEQVADRRWSWTDLAVPFFVVATALAFTYSSIRPPRTAVGQMNFDAFGRLPVMYEGRMKPLDTLARNSLRALSDSETFVDELGKRQPAVKWLLDVISDAPEATKYNVVRIQNLEVLDIFGLTRREGYRYAIDELRKNIAEFDKQVKVAQDTLPAERSVYQKKLLELESRLRIYLTLDTAFEQLNVPKERLSPEVMQELVRRQGQMFRAMHVPLAIPPDSGQGDWRPYALAWTELLAQASAGDQPSPATLSFAKILLAYGQNDASAFNKAVSHYESGLETDTPDGLNLNRIDFEAFFNRARLFFWAKWLYVVAFALAALAWLGWGKPLNRAAFALIAFTFVLHTTALVSRIYISGRPPVTNLYSAAIFVGWGGVLLGLVLEGVYRLGIGNIIAGVAGFATLLIADGLASDGGDTFIVLQAVLDTQFWLATHVTCITFGYATTFVAGLLGALYIVGGVLTPSLSKQRATDLARMIYGVVCFSIFFSFVGTVLGGLWADDSWGRFWGWDPKENGALIIVLWNALVLHARWDGMIKERGLAVLAVLGNIAVAWSAFGVNQLSVGLHSYGFTEGIALALVLFVASQLAIVGLAMVPRSKWWSSRAAGKATA